From the Bacteroidia bacterium genome, one window contains:
- a CDS encoding cation diffusion facilitator family transporter encodes MGHAHTHHSGDSTKAIGFAFFLNLLFAIAEIVGGILTNSLAILSDALHDFGDSLILGLSWFMERNSGRAPTAKFSYGFRRMSLLSALLNSLILIGGSLYIITEAIPRLLEPPQPHAEGMMWFAIAGIVLNGIAALRLRQGGSMNARVVTWHLLEDVLGWAAVLVASIVMQFIHAPILDPILSLCIAAYILYYNVAVNLSRTLKLFMQGVPDSVDVDAVRAKMRSVGGVIDAHDIHLWSLDGERHVLSAHVVVESGLEKNAVITVKQQIKSVLRSEDIEHLTLEMEFEDEVCSPCLQPPEPRHHHHHD; translated from the coding sequence ATGGGGCACGCGCACACGCATCATTCGGGAGACAGCACGAAGGCCATCGGCTTCGCCTTTTTTCTGAATCTCCTTTTTGCGATCGCGGAAATCGTGGGTGGCATCCTCACCAATAGTCTCGCGATACTGTCCGACGCCTTGCATGATTTCGGCGACAGCCTCATTCTCGGGTTGAGCTGGTTCATGGAGCGCAATTCGGGAAGGGCACCGACGGCAAAATTTTCGTACGGCTTTCGGAGGATGTCGCTGCTCAGCGCGTTGCTGAATTCGCTCATCCTCATCGGGGGATCGCTGTACATTATCACGGAAGCCATTCCGCGCTTGCTCGAACCGCCACAGCCGCATGCCGAGGGCATGATGTGGTTCGCGATTGCGGGCATTGTGCTCAACGGTATCGCCGCGCTGCGCCTGCGACAGGGCGGTTCGATGAACGCACGCGTCGTCACCTGGCATTTACTGGAAGATGTGCTTGGGTGGGCTGCGGTACTCGTTGCCAGCATCGTCATGCAATTTATTCACGCGCCCATACTCGATCCGATTTTGTCGCTGTGCATTGCCGCATACATTCTGTATTACAATGTGGCCGTCAATCTGTCGCGCACACTGAAATTGTTCATGCAGGGTGTACCGGACAGCGTGGACGTGGACGCTGTACGCGCGAAGATGCGATCGGTCGGCGGTGTGATCGACGCGCACGATATTCATCTCTGGTCGCTGGACGGAGAAAGGCACGTGCTTTCGGCGCACGTTGTCGTTGAGAGTGGTTTGGAGAAGAACGCGGTGATTACCGTGAAGCAGCAAATAAAATCCGTGCTGCGTTCCGAAGACATCGAGCATCTCACGCTGGAGATGGAGTTCGAGGACGAAGTATGCAGCCCCTGTTTACAGCCGCCCGAGCCGCGGCATCACCATCATCATGATTGA
- a CDS encoding TonB-dependent receptor codes for MRHPFSLSLLLLLCIFPLSVFAMGGGISGRVLDQSGNAIQGAHVSLPALQRGGVTDERGQFFLAGLPDGTYELRVSHVGYRVLERMVTVVQGETQALRDLRLESVPVDVGEVSVFATRSDDLLRNLPLPVTVAVGEQLLRNPAISVADALDAQPGVALIRDGVWGTDVSIRGLGRSNVVNIVDGARIETASNLAAGLSLVDLSDVDRIEVIRGAASMLYGSGATGGVVNISTAPGSYSEHFRLGGALSSGYTSVNNGGSGTLTLDAGDEHWYARLHGRLRSADDAMTPEGTLRDSRFHDRSMAASVGSRVWEGHEITARYQLTQAEDVGIPGGASFPLTASARYPTEERELYTVAYSAPMLLPGVQNLSVRYVRQLIERDAEIVPNPSTVLRPSAEHTMDGVQALAGWMYGGTHRFVAGVDAWQRSYTGRRIRELKARNTIIADLPLPDATFRSAGVYVQDDMRLFDGATRATIGARADLIDVWNAQAYDLIYTEVNGVRNDAPPTRVLRWNEAEFNEVSWSAHAGLVQRLNSAIDMTLNLARSWRAPALEERYQYIELGGATYIGDPALRAEKGTCLDVGLRARTEHFSVTANVFLNEMRDLVVDAQRLDTLYVKENVGKARLYGFELASEYSILAGATAYAGLSYVRGEDIGSGGNLPSIAPATLRAGMRFSVFDALHGDVRLTVTADQEHVAAGETTTPGSGVLDLYLRGNTLRVAGLGVQLFAGVENLFDRTYRRHLSTLRGLINLEPGRNIFARLRILW; via the coding sequence ATGCGACATCCGTTTTCTCTGTCCCTGCTGCTGCTTCTGTGCATTTTCCCCTTGAGCGTGTTCGCCATGGGTGGGGGAATCTCCGGCCGTGTGCTCGACCAAAGCGGCAATGCGATACAAGGCGCCCACGTGTCCCTCCCCGCGTTGCAGCGCGGTGGTGTGACGGACGAGCGCGGTCAGTTTTTTCTTGCCGGACTGCCCGACGGCACGTACGAGCTGCGCGTTTCGCACGTCGGCTATCGTGTGCTGGAAAGAATGGTCACGGTCGTGCAGGGCGAAACGCAGGCCTTGCGCGACCTGCGGTTGGAGTCTGTACCCGTCGATGTCGGCGAGGTCAGCGTATTCGCGACCCGCTCGGACGATCTGCTGCGCAATCTCCCTCTTCCGGTGACGGTAGCAGTGGGCGAGCAACTGCTGCGCAATCCCGCCATCAGTGTCGCGGATGCTCTCGACGCGCAGCCCGGTGTCGCTCTCATCCGGGATGGCGTCTGGGGTACGGACGTGAGCATCCGCGGTCTCGGTCGCAGCAATGTGGTGAATATCGTCGATGGCGCGAGAATCGAAACCGCGTCCAACCTTGCGGCAGGATTGTCCCTCGTCGACCTCAGCGACGTGGACAGGATAGAGGTCATTCGTGGAGCGGCCTCCATGCTCTACGGCAGCGGTGCGACGGGTGGCGTGGTCAACATCAGCACCGCACCCGGCAGTTATAGCGAACACTTCCGGCTAGGGGGAGCGTTGTCGAGCGGTTATACCAGCGTCAATAACGGCGGCAGCGGCACTCTGACTCTCGATGCCGGGGATGAACACTGGTACGCGCGCCTGCACGGACGACTCCGCAGCGCCGACGACGCAATGACGCCGGAGGGTACGCTGCGCGACAGCCGTTTTCACGACCGCAGTATGGCGGCGTCCGTCGGCTCGCGCGTGTGGGAGGGGCATGAAATCACAGCCCGGTATCAATTGACGCAGGCCGAGGACGTAGGCATCCCGGGGGGGGCGTCCTTCCCGCTCACCGCGTCCGCGCGCTATCCCACCGAAGAACGTGAGCTGTACACCGTCGCCTACTCCGCGCCCATGCTGTTGCCCGGCGTTCAGAATTTGTCCGTGCGCTATGTGCGTCAGCTCATCGAACGCGATGCGGAAATTGTGCCCAATCCAAGCACCGTCCTGCGGCCTTCTGCGGAACATACGATGGATGGCGTACAAGCGCTGGCGGGATGGATGTACGGCGGGACGCATCGCTTCGTCGCGGGCGTGGACGCCTGGCAGCGGAGCTATACCGGCCGCCGCATCCGGGAATTAAAGGCCCGAAATACCATCATCGCGGATCTGCCGCTGCCGGATGCCACCTTCCGCAGTGCGGGTGTGTACGTCCAGGACGACATGCGGCTGTTCGATGGCGCCACACGAGCGACCATCGGCGCGCGTGCGGATCTCATTGATGTATGGAATGCGCAGGCATACGATCTCATCTACACCGAAGTGAACGGAGTACGCAACGATGCGCCGCCCACCCGCGTCCTGCGCTGGAATGAAGCCGAATTCAATGAAGTGTCGTGGAGCGCTCATGCCGGTCTTGTGCAGCGTCTGAATTCGGCAATTGACATGACGCTGAATCTGGCGCGTTCCTGGCGTGCGCCCGCTCTTGAGGAACGTTATCAGTACATCGAACTCGGAGGTGCGACCTACATCGGCGATCCGGCTTTGCGGGCGGAAAAGGGCACCTGTCTGGATGTCGGACTCCGTGCCAGGACAGAGCATTTCAGCGTGACGGCGAATGTGTTTCTCAACGAGATGCGTGATCTGGTGGTGGATGCGCAGCGGCTCGATACGTTGTATGTCAAGGAAAATGTCGGCAAAGCCCGGCTGTACGGTTTTGAGCTCGCTTCAGAGTACAGCATCCTCGCCGGTGCCACGGCTTACGCCGGCCTTTCCTACGTGCGGGGTGAGGATATCGGCAGCGGCGGAAACCTTCCGTCCATCGCACCGGCCACATTGCGGGCCGGCATGCGCTTTTCCGTTTTCGACGCGCTCCATGGCGATGTGCGCCTCACGGTCACGGCCGATCAGGAGCATGTCGCGGCTGGCGAGACGACGACGCCCGGATCCGGTGTCTTGGACCTGTATCTTCGCGGGAACACCCTGCGCGTCGCGGGACTTGGTGTGCAATTGTTCGCGGGTGTCGAGAACCTGTTCGACCGGACGTACAGAAGGCATTTGTCCACGCTGCGGGGACTCATCAATCTTGAGCCCGGCCGTAACATCTTTGCGCGGCTGCGCATTCTGTGGTGA
- a CDS encoding SBBP repeat-containing protein yields MARYKHFPTILMVLFLSSFCAYSGNDGPDPQQRKLVADNPLGGAFYENLGQIRTTEKQKADDVRYYAFFNGATVYFTPTGWRVVYSVDETEPDAVSEATGGSKHTGYERSLITADDHRATRNLRRYRFDHTFIGANPHVELETGEELSRHLNYYFPHCPDGITRVRSFAALRYKELYPNIDLVLYAAIDGLKYEFEVRPGGRLEDIRLNLDGYDRREALSDGTLRLHWSKGHTREGEPFSFQTGENGVVEIASSYMLDQNELRFDVDDYDKGKTLIIDPWSTYYGGSRADYLTALVCDPRNAVVATGWTSSVDFPVYRAWQSSFSPSSYVDTPSNYTMFAMKFDSAGQLRWATYFGGSRLRERGNSVSVDGIGNVIIGGWTASVDFPVFNAMQSTNGDGDDGSVDGVVVKLDTNGMRLWATYFGGTSDDFIQWIGTDQAGNIYGGGSSQIFGGSVQGFPIKRAFQAIPTARINPFFFKLGSAGNLIYSSYYSGLSPAYGLAGAVHRDGSFAFCGTDRRETPDSVAFPVLNAAQPLRGGGNEDGIVAKFDSSGVPLWSTFCGGAGNEVLSSLSFDVGGNLLVTGNSSSNDFPVRNAWQAQRAGFTDAVIVKYDSAGALIWSTYIGGPSGDNALAITTDSSSAVYITGYSGESGFPVHRAAYPTPPHMGGPGFTSGIVAKFDSAGARQWATWLGGNDADRGMSIVGDKRGFLYVGGYTKSNNFPVLNAVQDTIAGVRDSRGEYPDDCFITRIRHDGYIPVTLSRIAAQRVYGGVELTWRSESEVNAYGYIIERRYEHAAAYTNAGWHDIGFVPVAVRSGEGRDYRYLDSNPGTAETRIFYRLRMVDNDGTFEHSPVVEVAPENGALAVSFETAYPSPARDWLTLNFTLPAESNSSLSVHDITGREIALVYDKQSIPGGSHSVVLPVAEWRSGLYLCTLTAGAVRITRRVIVMR; encoded by the coding sequence ATGGCACGATATAAGCATTTTCCGACCATACTGATGGTGTTATTCCTCTCATCGTTTTGCGCATATTCCGGCAACGACGGGCCGGACCCTCAACAGAGGAAGCTCGTAGCGGATAACCCCCTTGGTGGCGCATTTTATGAAAATCTCGGACAGATACGTACAACAGAGAAGCAGAAAGCTGACGATGTTCGCTATTACGCGTTCTTTAACGGGGCAACGGTTTATTTCACGCCGACCGGCTGGCGCGTGGTATACAGCGTGGATGAGACGGAACCCGACGCGGTAAGCGAGGCGACGGGGGGCTCGAAGCACACCGGTTACGAGCGGTCCCTCATAACTGCGGATGATCACCGCGCGACCCGGAACCTGCGCCGATACCGCTTTGATCACACCTTTATCGGAGCAAATCCGCATGTCGAGTTGGAAACGGGCGAGGAACTATCGAGGCATTTGAATTACTACTTCCCGCATTGTCCGGACGGGATTACACGTGTTCGTAGCTTCGCCGCATTGCGGTACAAGGAGCTGTATCCGAATATCGATCTCGTGCTTTACGCGGCCATCGATGGATTGAAATACGAGTTCGAGGTGCGGCCGGGAGGGAGGCTGGAGGACATTCGTTTAAACCTCGATGGCTACGATCGTAGGGAGGCGCTGTCGGATGGCACGCTTCGGCTGCACTGGTCGAAGGGCCACACGCGGGAGGGCGAGCCGTTCAGCTTTCAGACGGGCGAAAATGGTGTGGTTGAGATTGCTTCCTCGTACATGCTCGATCAAAATGAATTGCGCTTCGATGTTGACGACTACGACAAGGGCAAGACCCTGATCATCGATCCCTGGTCGACCTATTACGGCGGTAGCCGTGCCGACTACCTCACTGCTCTCGTATGTGATCCCCGAAACGCCGTGGTCGCGACGGGGTGGACCTCCAGTGTCGATTTTCCGGTGTACAGGGCCTGGCAATCCTCGTTCTCACCCTCGAGTTACGTTGACACCCCGTCGAACTACACCATGTTCGCGATGAAGTTCGACAGCGCCGGACAGCTCCGTTGGGCGACCTACTTTGGAGGAAGCAGGTTGCGTGAAAGAGGTAACTCCGTCTCGGTGGATGGCATCGGAAACGTCATCATTGGAGGTTGGACAGCCAGTGTCGATTTCCCGGTGTTCAATGCGATGCAATCGACCAATGGAGATGGGGATGATGGTAGTGTGGATGGCGTCGTCGTGAAGCTCGACACCAATGGCATGCGGCTCTGGGCCACATACTTTGGAGGAACCAGTGACGATTTTATTCAGTGGATCGGCACGGATCAAGCGGGGAATATCTATGGCGGAGGTTCATCTCAAATTTTTGGCGGCAGCGTGCAGGGCTTCCCGATCAAGAGGGCATTTCAGGCAATTCCCACGGCGAGAATAAATCCATTTTTCTTCAAGCTCGGTTCGGCGGGCAATCTGATATATTCGTCCTACTATAGTGGGCTCTCCCCGGCCTACGGGCTTGCCGGCGCTGTTCATCGGGACGGCAGTTTCGCATTTTGCGGGACAGATCGAAGGGAAACCCCTGATTCCGTTGCTTTCCCGGTGCTGAACGCGGCGCAACCCTTGCGGGGGGGCGGTAATGAGGATGGAATTGTTGCGAAGTTCGACAGCAGTGGCGTACCGCTATGGAGTACCTTCTGCGGGGGGGCAGGTAATGAAGTTCTCTCATCTCTTTCCTTCGACGTGGGTGGCAATTTGCTTGTCACTGGTAATTCATCGAGCAATGATTTTCCCGTGCGTAATGCATGGCAAGCACAGCGTGCCGGATTTACTGATGCTGTCATTGTGAAATATGATTCAGCCGGCGCGCTGATATGGTCCACGTATATTGGTGGGCCCTCTGGTGACAATGCGCTTGCCATCACTACGGACTCCTCGTCCGCAGTGTATATCACGGGATACTCCGGCGAGTCTGGTTTCCCCGTTCACCGTGCGGCCTACCCCACGCCACCGCATATGGGTGGACCTGGATTTACCAGTGGCATTGTTGCAAAATTCGATAGTGCCGGGGCGCGGCAGTGGGCAACATGGTTAGGTGGTAATGATGCAGATAGGGGTATGTCCATCGTAGGTGACAAACGGGGCTTCCTGTACGTTGGTGGGTATACAAAAAGCAACAACTTCCCGGTACTTAACGCGGTACAGGACACCATTGCCGGCGTGCGGGATAGCAGAGGCGAATATCCGGATGATTGTTTCATCACCCGCATCCGTCACGACGGCTACATCCCTGTCACCCTATCCCGCATCGCTGCCCAGCGGGTATACGGCGGTGTAGAGCTCACCTGGCGCAGCGAGAGCGAGGTCAATGCGTATGGCTATATCATCGAGCGGCGGTATGAGCACGCGGCTGCTTACACGAACGCGGGCTGGCATGACATCGGCTTCGTCCCCGTGGCTGTACGGAGCGGCGAGGGTCGCGACTACCGCTATCTCGACAGCAATCCCGGCACAGCAGAAACGCGCATCTTCTACCGCCTCCGCATGGTGGATAACGATGGTACGTTTGAGCACTCGCCCGTGGTGGAGGTCGCGCCCGAGAATGGTGCGTTGGCAGTCAGCTTCGAAACCGCCTATCCCTCGCCCGCGCGGGATTGGCTCACACTTAATTTCACACTGCCCGCCGAGAGCAACAGCAGCCTGTCCGTGCATGACATCACCGGCCGCGAGATCGCGCTCGTGTACGACAAGCAATCCATCCCCGGTGGCTCCCACAGCGTCGTGCTGCCCGTCGCCGAGTGGCGCTCGGGGTTGTACCTGTGCACGCTTACCGCCGGTGCTGTGCGCATCACCCGCCGCGTGATTGTGATGCGGTAG
- a CDS encoding DMT family transporter, whose protein sequence is MLWFWLAFASALMSAMASIAEKKVLFRMDALNFSWTLSLFTLVLSLPLFLFIDYAKVTPLALAVLFGKNILGAFAFYFVMQSIRGLELSAALPMMTLTPGLTAVVAWPLLGEALNVREVSGMLLLLAGTYVIETVRGASLLHPFTVFFRSEKHRSIVAALLLFTATAILDKVLLTDLAMGPLSLMAFQHAFTPLVFLVFILASGRKPVAAAAFPREALLWIAAVGVLTLGYRFTQFEAVYLAPVALVLAVKRVSVFMAAMAGGKLFDESRLGRKAMAILLLLAGATLVVGW, encoded by the coding sequence ATGCTGTGGTTCTGGCTGGCCTTCGCGTCCGCGCTGATGTCGGCGATGGCGAGCATTGCCGAGAAAAAAGTGCTGTTCCGCATGGACGCGCTCAATTTTTCCTGGACGCTGTCGCTGTTCACGCTTGTGCTGTCGCTGCCGCTGTTCCTGTTCATCGATTACGCGAAAGTCACGCCGCTTGCGCTGGCCGTGCTTTTCGGGAAGAATATTCTCGGTGCGTTCGCCTTCTATTTCGTAATGCAATCCATCCGCGGACTCGAGCTCAGCGCCGCGCTGCCCATGATGACGCTCACGCCGGGGCTTACCGCCGTAGTGGCCTGGCCGCTGCTCGGAGAGGCATTGAATGTGCGTGAGGTGAGCGGTATGCTGTTGTTGCTCGCCGGCACCTATGTCATCGAGACGGTACGTGGTGCGTCCTTGCTGCATCCCTTCACTGTCTTCTTCCGGTCGGAAAAGCATCGCTCCATTGTCGCGGCACTGTTGCTGTTCACGGCCACTGCCATACTGGATAAGGTGCTGCTCACCGATCTCGCGATGGGACCGCTGTCTCTCATGGCGTTTCAGCATGCGTTCACTCCCCTTGTTTTTCTCGTCTTCATTCTCGCATCGGGGCGCAAGCCGGTGGCCGCGGCGGCGTTCCCCCGCGAGGCCCTGCTGTGGATAGCCGCGGTGGGGGTGCTGACGCTGGGTTACCGCTTCACGCAGTTCGAAGCCGTGTATCTTGCGCCGGTGGCGCTCGTGCTCGCGGTGAAGCGTGTCTCGGTGTTCATGGCGGCGATGGCAGGGGGGAAGCTGTTCGACGAGTCCCGTCTCGGCCGCAAAGCGATGGCGATATTGTTGCTTCTGGCCGGTGCGACGCTGGTTGTGGGATGGTGA
- the zupT gene encoding zinc transporter ZupT produces the protein MDTTNLLLAFGLTVFAGLSTGIGSALAFFAKRTSTKFLSLSMGFSAGVMIYVSMVEIFVKAKDSLVEVLGYTGGSWATVGGFFGGIFLIAIIDKMVPSAENPHEMHKVEEMPDGPAKVQNMDRLMRVGMFSAIAIAIHNFPEGLATFLSAMEDPNLGIPIAIAVAIHNIPEGIAVSIPIFYATANRGKAFFLSFASGLAEPLGAVIGYFILMQFFSEIVFGVVFASVAGIMVFISLDELLPGAREYGEHHLAIYGLIAGMIVMALSLLLLM, from the coding sequence ATGGATACCACCAATCTGTTACTCGCATTCGGCCTGACGGTGTTCGCCGGCTTATCTACCGGTATCGGCAGCGCGCTGGCGTTTTTCGCAAAAAGAACAAGCACCAAATTTCTTTCCCTTAGCATGGGTTTCTCCGCGGGCGTGATGATTTACGTCTCGATGGTGGAAATCTTCGTCAAAGCGAAGGATTCTCTCGTGGAGGTTCTGGGCTACACAGGCGGGAGCTGGGCCACCGTCGGCGGATTTTTCGGTGGCATCTTTCTCATCGCAATCATCGATAAAATGGTGCCTTCGGCGGAAAATCCGCATGAGATGCACAAAGTGGAGGAGATGCCCGACGGACCGGCAAAAGTACAGAACATGGACCGTCTGATGCGGGTGGGTATGTTCTCCGCCATTGCGATTGCCATCCACAATTTCCCCGAGGGGCTGGCGACCTTCCTTTCCGCCATGGAGGATCCCAATCTCGGCATACCCATCGCAATCGCGGTTGCCATACACAACATTCCTGAAGGAATCGCGGTGTCCATTCCGATTTTCTATGCGACGGCAAACCGAGGCAAGGCGTTTTTTCTCTCCTTCGCCTCGGGACTCGCGGAACCCCTCGGCGCGGTGATAGGCTATTTCATCCTGATGCAGTTTTTCAGTGAAATCGTATTCGGCGTGGTGTTCGCCTCCGTTGCCGGAATCATGGTGTTTATCTCCCTCGATGAGCTTCTCCCCGGCGCACGCGAATATGGCGAGCATCATCTCGCGATTTACGGTCTGATCGCCGGCATGATAGTCATGGCGCTGAGCTTGCTGCTGTTGATGTGA
- a CDS encoding right-handed parallel beta-helix repeat-containing protein, with amino-acid sequence MQCETRPVAAAPAAARQAPLRVKRRCASSAAARQAPLRVKRRCASSAAARQAPLRVKRRCAALIISIAFLTMALMIVPARAQQPVDFGSSSLTNPPVARDACPTLAFKPSQTDPNYYVTVSVAGMVFDHTREYSLQLSSNAFGRYQVSSDILGIYHSKWSSTPPLVSGDVTRMTTELLGAGVYNIRIEHDYEDFTIQLDLTDGKWADGGTGFRNILVDPEGGDNDDEVRIWVSSDDPDDPDMIDCGSFGQDGISVKYWQLVRNDPNAQSYVRDRHNFSIDPNYTGPNSGGAPNSDAIPYGVADARLDVHALVKDNIVIPSGSTWRVTSDPDVINAPTVVETKVMFAGDKGLTVRDGGTFRTSHTHPYGVTDWFCYQNTDKGAWTGIAGETGATIYMHSARISSAVVGMKVEESSDVKLEVVEIDSSRDHGMHIINCSPDVDVSLISNTGGVASSARSSNVLIEGAQSHPTFSWTGITKAAFTFPQAGGISYGGHGIEIVDSDEAHFDSCTVRANDSCGYFIHNTVGPFINYTRIDSNKIGIHVEGGSNWTTLRYSRVFGNLYRGIYTSGTQADPARIRGWYHEDQSMDPASNPVDVDSIVVRKMFEGRNCIFDNYENIRSAGDSYLDFGREYLNNGGIAVTLGAVNSIFTPSSGIQVILNNSSFGYFRENWWDGLTAWNLNLIANGGSTLDYADESQTDSLGCIEFGKRAADPSGSYTSDLLRYRRTRGLMQTPEVRTEAGGTPAVRSVTMFLAEPYPNPFNPQTSIAVTLFERQDITLFVTDVLGRTVATLVNGHYDAGRYSLTFDAGSLPSGMYHVVLRNASSVQTRRLLLTK; translated from the coding sequence ATGCAATGTGAAACTCGTCCCGTCGCAGCGGCGCCAGCCGCTGCGCGTCAAGCGCCGCTGCGCGTCAAGCGCCGCTGCGCGTCAAGCGCCGCTGCGCGTCAAGCGCCGCTGCGCGTCAAGCGCCGCTGCGCGTCAAGCGCCGCTGCGCGTCAAGCGCCGCTGCGCGTCAAGCGCCGCTGCGCGGCATTGATTATCTCAATAGCCTTCCTTACAATGGCATTGATGATTGTGCCGGCGCGAGCACAACAGCCTGTTGATTTTGGCTCTTCGAGCCTGACAAACCCTCCCGTCGCCCGGGACGCCTGCCCGACTCTCGCGTTCAAACCTTCGCAAACCGACCCCAATTATTATGTCACGGTCAGCGTTGCCGGAATGGTCTTTGATCACACCCGCGAGTATAGCCTCCAGCTGAGCTCGAATGCGTTCGGCCGGTACCAGGTTTCCAGCGACATTCTCGGGATCTACCACTCGAAGTGGAGCTCCACACCGCCGCTCGTTTCAGGCGATGTGACGAGAATGACTACTGAGTTGCTCGGAGCCGGCGTGTATAACATCAGGATTGAACATGATTATGAAGATTTCACCATACAGCTCGATTTGACCGACGGGAAATGGGCTGACGGCGGCACGGGGTTCAGGAATATTCTCGTTGATCCCGAAGGCGGCGACAACGATGACGAGGTCAGGATATGGGTATCGAGTGATGATCCGGACGATCCTGACATGATCGATTGCGGGAGCTTTGGTCAGGATGGTATATCGGTGAAATACTGGCAACTCGTCCGCAACGATCCCAATGCGCAGTCCTACGTCCGCGACCGCCATAACTTCAGCATCGATCCGAATTACACCGGCCCCAATAGTGGAGGCGCACCGAACAGCGATGCAATTCCCTACGGAGTGGCCGATGCCCGTCTCGATGTGCACGCACTTGTGAAAGACAATATCGTCATCCCTTCCGGCAGCACCTGGCGCGTCACCAGTGATCCGGATGTCATCAACGCGCCGACGGTCGTGGAGACAAAGGTGATGTTCGCTGGGGATAAAGGCCTGACGGTGCGGGACGGCGGGACGTTCCGCACTTCCCATACCCATCCATACGGCGTAACAGACTGGTTCTGTTACCAGAACACGGACAAGGGCGCATGGACGGGAATTGCCGGTGAAACGGGGGCGACGATCTATATGCACTCCGCGCGTATCAGCTCGGCCGTTGTCGGGATGAAGGTTGAAGAGAGCAGCGACGTGAAGCTCGAAGTCGTGGAGATCGATTCATCGCGCGATCATGGCATGCACATCATCAACTGTAGCCCGGATGTGGATGTGTCATTGATAAGCAACACGGGCGGGGTCGCGAGCTCCGCGCGCAGCAGCAATGTGCTCATCGAAGGTGCGCAATCCCACCCGACGTTCAGTTGGACGGGAATCACCAAGGCGGCCTTTACCTTTCCTCAGGCGGGCGGAATAAGCTATGGCGGACATGGAATTGAAATCGTCGACAGCGACGAGGCGCATTTCGATAGCTGTACCGTGCGCGCCAACGATAGCTGCGGGTACTTCATCCATAACACCGTCGGTCCATTCATCAACTATACACGAATTGATTCCAATAAAATCGGAATCCATGTGGAGGGCGGCTCGAATTGGACCACACTGCGCTACTCGCGCGTGTTCGGCAATCTCTATCGCGGTATCTATACCTCGGGCACGCAGGCCGATCCCGCCCGCATCCGCGGCTGGTATCATGAGGACCAGAGTATGGATCCGGCGAGCAACCCGGTGGATGTCGACAGTATTGTTGTTCGTAAGATGTTCGAAGGACGGAACTGTATCTTCGACAATTACGAGAATATCCGCTCGGCGGGTGATTCGTATCTGGATTTCGGCCGGGAGTACCTCAACAATGGCGGCATAGCGGTGACACTCGGCGCGGTCAACAGCATTTTTACACCGTCGAGCGGGATACAGGTGATTCTCAACAACTCCTCGTTCGGCTATTTTCGTGAAAATTGGTGGGATGGTCTGACGGCCTGGAACCTGAATCTGATCGCGAACGGTGGATCGACGCTGGATTATGCAGACGAATCTCAGACCGATTCGCTTGGATGCATCGAGTTCGGCAAGCGGGCGGCGGATCCGTCCGGATCGTACACCAGCGACCTGCTTCGCTACCGCCGTACCCGTGGACTGATGCAAACGCCCGAGGTACGCACGGAGGCGGGCGGCACCCCGGCCGTACGGTCCGTGACGATGTTCCTGGCCGAGCCCTACCCGAACCCCTTCAATCCGCAGACCAGTATCGCGGTAACATTGTTCGAGCGACAGGACATCACCCTGTTTGTAACCGACGTTCTGGGCCGCACCGTTGCAACGCTTGTCAACGGGCACTACGACGCAGGACGGTACAGCCTCACCTTCGATGCCGGCAGCCTGCCCTCGGGCATGTATCACGTCGTGCTGCGCAACGCGAGTAGCGTGCAAACACGACGTTTACTTCTCACGAAATAA